Proteins from a single region of Akkermansiaceae bacterium:
- the lpxD gene encoding UDP-3-O-(3-hydroxymyristoyl)glucosamine N-acyltransferase, with product MATALSLSELAQLVDGDIVRGGLAPSLAGVAALDAAGPGEASFFGNDKYRSQFLETRAGAVIAATGETGGSETCALITVANPSLAFATVVRHFAAAAKKLEPGIHPRAVVEPGALLDPTKVRIHAGAVIMPGARIGDGTEVGPNAVIGEEAVIGADCRIMANVTVRERCVIGDRVILQPGCVVGSDGYGYEFSGGRHVKIDQVGIVEVGDDVEIGSNSTIDRARFGKTVIGEGTKIDNLVMIAHNVMVGKHCLVVSQSGIAGSAKLEDYVTVAAQAGVGGHVTVGAKAILTARTGVTASLPGGATYAGKPALPIREEMKQQAQLRRLARLIERVKALEQKLGGE from the coding sequence GTGGCAACAGCCCTCTCCCTTTCCGAGCTCGCCCAGTTGGTCGATGGTGACATCGTCCGGGGCGGGCTCGCTCCGTCTCTGGCAGGTGTGGCCGCGCTCGATGCGGCCGGACCGGGTGAAGCCAGCTTCTTCGGCAACGACAAGTACCGCTCCCAGTTTCTGGAAACGCGCGCGGGTGCCGTGATCGCCGCCACGGGTGAAACCGGCGGCTCTGAAACGTGCGCCCTCATCACGGTGGCGAATCCGTCGCTCGCCTTCGCCACGGTGGTCCGCCACTTCGCGGCGGCCGCCAAAAAACTGGAACCCGGCATCCATCCGCGGGCCGTGGTGGAACCCGGCGCATTGCTGGATCCCACGAAGGTCCGCATCCACGCCGGAGCCGTCATCATGCCCGGCGCCAGGATCGGTGATGGCACCGAGGTGGGGCCGAACGCCGTGATCGGCGAGGAAGCGGTGATCGGCGCGGACTGCCGCATCATGGCCAACGTGACCGTGCGCGAGCGCTGCGTCATCGGCGACCGTGTCATCCTCCAGCCCGGATGCGTGGTCGGCTCGGATGGATACGGCTACGAATTTTCCGGCGGCAGGCACGTGAAGATCGACCAGGTCGGCATCGTGGAGGTCGGTGACGATGTGGAGATCGGCTCAAACAGCACCATCGACCGCGCCCGCTTCGGCAAGACGGTGATCGGTGAGGGCACGAAGATCGATAATCTCGTCATGATCGCCCATAACGTGATGGTCGGGAAGCACTGCCTCGTCGTCAGCCAATCAGGCATCGCCGGCAGCGCGAAGCTGGAGGACTACGTGACGGTGGCCGCCCAGGCCGGAGTCGGCGGGCATGTCACCGTCGGCGCGAAGGCCATCCTGACCGCGCGGACCGGCGTCACCGCCAGCCTCCCCGGGGGAGCCACCTATGCGGGGAAACCCGCCCTGCCGATCCGGGAGGAAATGAAGCAACAGGCACAGCTCCGGCGGCTGGCCCGGCTGATCGAGCGCGTCAAGGCGCTCGAACAGAAGCTGGGCGGAGAGTAG
- a CDS encoding efflux transporter outer membrane subunit, whose translation MSPRSLATVLPLSSVLLIAACKPLGPNHETPEMKLPASFSNGGVKWKKQSPDSLPNPRAWWRLYGDGTLNSLVDRALGNNQELAGASARVRQARSLSAAARGRYFPSIDLNPSSSRSKTRAQGISTVQNNFSVPADLSYELDVWGAVRRQVESADASADAQQESFNALKLTIASEVAQTYWALRAVDADRALLSRAVELRRKAFSLLKEQRDAGAISGLDLSRAEVEVATAEADKIQLDQDRVELVNALAVLAGASATGSSVPERFDLPSPPSIPVSVPSEVLRQRPDVRAAERRVAAANADIGVAMAAYYPSFTIGGSGGFSSNTASQLFKSSSLIWSIGPNINIPITQQKFLRDRKDAAVAAHEAASADYRQIVLESIREVENALQASSIIVGRQKAQDQAAAAAKNTFDLSSKRFDAGLVSFLDVVDAERTRLDAERRSNSVRAERLALSVSLAKAIGGGW comes from the coding sequence ATGTCCCCGAGATCTCTAGCCACCGTCCTGCCTCTTTCCTCCGTGTTATTGATCGCGGCTTGCAAGCCTTTGGGACCCAATCACGAAACACCGGAGATGAAACTCCCCGCGTCCTTCTCCAACGGAGGAGTGAAGTGGAAGAAGCAGTCCCCTGACTCACTCCCCAACCCGCGGGCTTGGTGGAGATTGTATGGAGACGGCACCCTCAACTCGCTGGTGGACCGCGCCCTCGGCAACAACCAGGAGCTGGCCGGTGCCTCCGCACGGGTCCGGCAGGCCCGCTCCCTGAGCGCGGCGGCCCGCGGCCGGTACTTCCCTTCCATCGATCTGAATCCTTCCTCCAGCCGCTCGAAGACCCGCGCACAGGGGATCTCCACCGTGCAGAACAATTTCTCGGTCCCCGCCGACCTTTCCTATGAACTCGATGTGTGGGGCGCCGTCCGCCGTCAGGTGGAGTCCGCGGATGCTTCCGCCGACGCCCAGCAGGAGAGCTTCAACGCGCTGAAACTCACCATCGCCAGCGAAGTGGCCCAGACCTATTGGGCGCTGCGGGCCGTGGACGCGGACCGCGCGCTGCTGTCGCGGGCCGTTGAACTGCGCCGCAAGGCATTCAGCCTGCTGAAGGAGCAGCGGGATGCCGGAGCCATCAGCGGCCTTGACCTGTCCCGTGCCGAAGTGGAGGTGGCCACCGCAGAGGCGGACAAAATCCAGCTCGACCAGGATCGTGTCGAGCTGGTGAACGCCCTGGCCGTGCTGGCGGGGGCCTCCGCCACGGGATCTTCCGTTCCGGAGCGTTTCGACCTCCCGTCTCCACCTTCCATCCCGGTTTCGGTCCCGTCCGAAGTGCTGCGCCAGCGGCCGGACGTCCGTGCGGCGGAGCGCCGCGTGGCCGCCGCGAACGCGGACATCGGCGTTGCGATGGCCGCCTACTATCCATCCTTCACCATCGGTGGCAGCGGCGGCTTTTCCTCGAACACCGCCAGCCAGCTCTTCAAGTCCTCCAGCTTGATCTGGTCCATCGGCCCTAACATCAACATCCCCATCACCCAGCAGAAATTCCTGCGTGACCGGAAGGATGCCGCCGTCGCCGCCCATGAGGCAGCCAGCGCGGACTACCGTCAGATCGTCCTGGAATCCATCCGCGAGGTGGAGAACGCGCTGCAGGCCTCCTCGATCATCGTGGGCCGCCAGAAAGCACAGGACCAAGCCGCTGCCGCCGCGAAGAACACCTTCGACCTGTCCTCGAAACGCTTCGACGCCGGTCTGGTCAGCTTCCTCGACGTGGTGGACGCGGAACGGACCCGTCTGGACGCGGAGCGCCGCTCCAACTCCGTGCGTGCGGAGCGTCTCGCCCTTTCCGTCTCCTTGGCGAAAGCCATCGGCGGCGGATGGTGA
- a CDS encoding tetratricopeptide repeat protein has translation MRSILILFIGGTLIASAQNPTAAQQAQQFYQQGIAQEQAGDVEGARTAYTQALRLNPHLADARFRLGQLKMDRGQLAAAARKNKFGTVIIPQMNLDGATVAESLEALRISMEKVSNGEVAPNFVLKDPDRKLEKTSVSFQLKSVPAKAILDYILTQGHARAIFDEHAVVIEPIPGPGLTSPGDSVNGSR, from the coding sequence ATGCGCTCGATCCTCATTCTTTTCATCGGCGGCACCTTGATCGCCTCCGCCCAGAATCCCACCGCCGCCCAGCAGGCACAGCAATTCTACCAGCAAGGCATCGCACAGGAGCAGGCTGGTGATGTCGAGGGTGCCAGGACCGCCTACACGCAGGCGCTCCGGCTCAACCCCCATCTTGCGGATGCGCGGTTCCGCCTCGGCCAGTTGAAGATGGACCGCGGCCAGCTCGCGGCAGCCGCCCGGAAGAACAAATTCGGCACCGTCATCATCCCGCAGATGAATCTCGACGGGGCGACGGTGGCCGAGTCCCTGGAAGCCCTCCGCATTTCGATGGAGAAAGTCTCCAACGGCGAAGTCGCGCCGAACTTCGTCCTCAAGGACCCGGACCGCAAGCTGGAGAAAACCTCCGTTTCCTTCCAACTGAAGTCCGTGCCCGCCAAGGCCATCCTCGACTACATCCTGACCCAAGGGCATGCGAGGGCGATCTTCGACGAACATGCGGTGGTCATTGAACCGATTCCGGGCCCCGGTTTGACATCCCCCGGGGATTCCGTTAACGGGAGCCGATGA
- a CDS encoding DUF4339 domain-containing protein yields the protein MKISADGAWYFSRDGQQSGPLTYADLKEKADEGVLKPRSDLVWKEGLADWVPVGEVDGLFERRETVVPAADPYAPPPTTIGDPYHAETAGDWPGARRRSYLFFSLVFPFVLGFVTGLVKASFPGLLEPRGWEIVDLYGLMVFPSVLALYFGIQRFANLGMSRWWYLGHFVPILNLWTGYRSFACPAGYAVHKKMDGAGIFLAIIYWLVVVAVIAAIAFLIAILAGAAGSPEIQQQLKDLLETLRLQPPAGAK from the coding sequence ATGAAGATATCCGCCGACGGCGCTTGGTACTTTTCGCGGGACGGCCAGCAAAGCGGACCGCTCACCTATGCCGACCTCAAGGAGAAAGCCGATGAGGGGGTGCTCAAGCCACGCTCCGACCTCGTCTGGAAGGAAGGCTTGGCGGATTGGGTGCCGGTCGGTGAGGTGGACGGGCTGTTCGAACGCCGCGAAACGGTGGTTCCGGCAGCAGATCCCTACGCCCCTCCGCCCACCACCATCGGTGATCCCTACCATGCGGAGACGGCGGGCGACTGGCCCGGCGCACGACGCCGCTCCTACCTGTTTTTCAGCCTGGTGTTCCCGTTCGTGCTGGGCTTTGTCACCGGTCTGGTGAAGGCCTCCTTCCCCGGCTTGCTCGAACCGCGGGGGTGGGAGATCGTCGATCTCTACGGCCTGATGGTCTTCCCGTCCGTCCTGGCGCTCTATTTCGGCATCCAGCGGTTCGCGAACCTGGGGATGAGCCGCTGGTGGTACTTGGGCCATTTCGTGCCGATCCTGAATCTCTGGACCGGCTACCGCAGTTTCGCCTGCCCCGCCGGATATGCGGTCCACAAAAAGATGGATGGAGCCGGGATCTTCCTCGCCATCATCTATTGGCTGGTGGTCGTGGCTGTCATTGCCGCCATTGCCTTCCTCATCGCAATCCTTGCCGGTGCGGCCGGAAGCCCTGAAATCCAGCAGCAGCTCAAGGATCTTCTGGAAACGCTGCGGCTCCAACCCCCTGCTGGAGCGAAATGA
- a CDS encoding alpha/beta fold hydrolase: MIRYSKETDERREAGSHECWCLHGSVGAASDFRALAKALAQGGIGSRAVDLWRFLEPGPLPIGESGATLNEDAKGETFRGTGRSLLGYSMGGRLALHGLLEPDHPWQAAVIVSAHPGLEDELERSARKAADSTWAAKAFAGDWKEFTSQWNAQPLLGGNIREPEATQRLVARRREISRSFLDWSVGLQEPLWDRLSSVGIPVLWVVGERDAKYAAIAERAAGLTPRGILAVAPDAGHRVPWENPAWFADRVSRFLKTAS, from the coding sequence ATGATCCGCTACTCCAAGGAAACGGACGAGCGCCGTGAAGCCGGCTCCCACGAATGCTGGTGCCTGCATGGTTCCGTGGGGGCGGCATCGGATTTTCGTGCACTGGCGAAGGCCCTCGCCCAAGGGGGCATCGGCTCGCGGGCGGTGGATCTGTGGCGCTTCCTGGAACCCGGTCCACTCCCCATCGGAGAATCCGGAGCCACGCTGAACGAGGACGCGAAGGGGGAAACCTTCCGCGGCACCGGGCGCTCGCTGCTGGGTTACTCCATGGGCGGCCGCCTGGCTCTCCATGGGCTGCTGGAGCCGGACCATCCCTGGCAGGCGGCGGTCATCGTCTCCGCCCATCCCGGGCTGGAGGACGAACTGGAACGGTCCGCCCGCAAGGCCGCCGACAGCACTTGGGCGGCGAAGGCATTCGCCGGAGACTGGAAGGAGTTCACCAGCCAATGGAACGCCCAGCCGCTGCTGGGCGGGAACATCCGCGAGCCGGAGGCCACCCAGCGGCTGGTCGCCCGCCGCAGGGAGATTTCCCGCAGCTTCCTCGACTGGTCGGTGGGGCTCCAAGAGCCGCTGTGGGACCGCCTTTCCTCGGTTGGGATTCCCGTCCTGTGGGTGGTGGGTGAGCGGGATGCGAAATACGCGGCCATCGCGGAACGGGCGGCCGGTCTCACCCCACGGGGCATTCTGGCCGTCGCCCCGGATGCCGGACACCGCGTCCCGTGGGAGAATCCGGCGTGGTTCGCTGACCGCGTTTCACGTTTTCTCAAAACCGCTTCCTGA
- the menB gene encoding 1,4-dihydroxy-2-naphthoyl-CoA synthase, with the protein MWTTQREFEDIRYETTDNGSIAKITINRPEVRNAFRPKTVAELLKAFDLAHEDPQVGVIILTGEGDMAFCSGGDQKVRGHAGYIGEDGVPRLNVLDLQKKIRSLPKPVVAMVAGFAIGGGHVLHIVCDLTIAADNARFGQTGPKVGSFDGGLGSSYLARIVGQKKAREIWYLCRQYDAQQALDMGLVNTVVPLVELETETLKWCREMLAHSPLALRCLKSALNADCDGQMGLLDLAGNATLLYYMSEEGKEGKQAFIEKRQPDFSKFPRVP; encoded by the coding sequence ATGTGGACCACCCAGCGCGAATTCGAGGACATCCGTTACGAAACGACCGATAACGGCAGCATCGCCAAGATCACCATCAACCGGCCGGAGGTCCGCAACGCCTTCCGCCCGAAGACGGTCGCCGAGCTGCTGAAAGCGTTCGACCTGGCGCACGAGGACCCGCAGGTGGGCGTCATCATCCTCACCGGTGAGGGCGACATGGCCTTCTGCTCCGGCGGCGACCAGAAGGTCCGCGGGCACGCCGGCTACATCGGCGAGGACGGCGTCCCCCGCCTCAACGTGCTGGATCTGCAGAAGAAAATCCGCAGCCTGCCGAAGCCCGTGGTCGCCATGGTCGCCGGTTTCGCCATCGGCGGCGGTCATGTGCTCCACATCGTCTGCGACCTGACCATCGCCGCGGACAACGCCCGCTTCGGCCAGACCGGCCCGAAGGTCGGCTCGTTCGATGGAGGACTCGGCTCCAGCTACCTCGCCCGCATCGTCGGCCAGAAAAAGGCACGGGAAATCTGGTACCTCTGCCGCCAGTATGACGCGCAGCAGGCGCTCGACATGGGCTTGGTCAACACCGTGGTGCCGCTGGTGGAACTGGAGACGGAGACGCTCAAATGGTGCCGCGAAATGCTCGCCCACTCCCCGCTCGCCCTGCGCTGCCTGAAGTCCGCCCTCAACGCGGACTGCGATGGCCAGATGGGTCTGCTGGACCTCGCCGGAAACGCCACCCTGCTCTACTATATGAGCGAGGAGGGCAAGGAGGGCAAACAGGCCTTCATCGAAAAGCGGCAGCCGGATTTCTCGAAGTTCCCGCGGGTGCCTTGA
- a CDS encoding C39 family peptidase yields MKTLPPQSWHFPSIFMALRYVLLSCFFSVAIIQQANGIVIGDRVRADLNLKIRSTASTSGADLGTVPSGSLGVVIGGPTNANGYTWWRVDWESSSLSTGWSVNDLTVVKAPTPGSPSPGNTSGPGPILPGTSVTLTWSSSSGASYYDLGLTDIATGNLVVDTTTTSTSRTVNLQPGKAYRWNVAAGNSAGLSSYTSLRYFQTPQTVGTPTVSIGSPSGNVSVPNGTTSYSFSGSATAPGSSVSAVEWRVNSGNWNTASGTTSWSFTATNLSVGQNIVDVRSRNSQATYSTITSRTITRQTAGTTLDFSKLIPEQISTNTAPHDATLSVTGANLNNVDRVTLNWSGADNGSATWNRNDSNWNAKVTVNSNTSMTLRPKVVEQNPTWSGTLHWTVTLRDTSGATASRSFTVVYTPSPSQPVLSVTPSNPSIQSSSAGSISLAVSNAGGGTMNYSASVASGSSWLSITSGASGGNSGTINVSYSTNTGTQRSGTIQIAAPAASGSPKTVTIIQAGAGGGTVTLPGSMAYIRQIGISDMHPGFDSRAACGPASAVMILTYYNRLAPRPMIGKSGQTNNYSWYVAPINQEGIPSSTAYSHANFPFNIGTADLGGKINYGAHGYLIENSNVGTLAYKAVQYFWKHGIWASFEGSSSEAKVKSEIDAGRPVFLSTQFQSGGHIMAIRGYTPTHLIASDPWVRNDLQSRDHHSYTWSEIHYNGAQKWMIKMLSPITAGQQIRTTSIFPGNVRAQPSQTASQIGAQRTAGALGTIVFDSTKNSTFWNAEGYTWVKVHWDTDQVVGWSAIGSSDSLWIEPIPGSSPPATQYTITATAGTGGTISPSGNVSKNAGGSQTFTASPNANYMVNQWLVDGTVAQTGGNSYTLSNIQANRGVHVTFAASPAGPTILQNGIPVAGIGGLQGSSLHYKITVPSGQAQLVIGISGGTGDGDLYLKRGAQATTTSYDHRPYLNGNNETVTIPNPAAGDWYVMIHGFSDYDGITLTASFTSSQAQTGSLQVNLTPAGAVGVGAQWRVNGGAWQNSGATLPGLPAGSHTLSFKTVDGWTTPANQTVTINSNQTTTAIGTYVAVPGHVDLVVLEPIPVPATHVAQGGTIQMSWTERNNGSASPASTHNTKIFLSSASHGTTHQIGYYGPMGFLSPGASESYSGSIVLPPSIPPGEYHVTVFIDSDQQIPESNENNNIGSSSPAKLTIQSNGGGGGGGGGGSSAFASWASALPAGQRGPNDQPLGDGVPNLVRYALGLASGQRARTEDLPASGWVTVRGKTYQRFTYTRPADRTDIGYIVQCSSNMIDWRQAELVDVVANGNGTITVIHRHETPANSGGQGFMRLRVSQP; encoded by the coding sequence ATGAAAACGCTCCCCCCGCAATCCTGGCACTTCCCCTCCATTTTCATGGCTTTGCGCTATGTTCTTCTCTCATGCTTTTTCTCTGTCGCAATCATCCAACAAGCAAATGGCATCGTCATTGGCGACAGGGTTAGAGCCGATCTGAATCTGAAAATCCGCTCCACCGCCTCTACATCGGGTGCGGATTTAGGCACGGTTCCGAGCGGGTCGCTCGGCGTTGTAATCGGAGGACCGACGAACGCAAACGGATACACATGGTGGCGGGTCGATTGGGAAAGCAGCAGTCTATCAACAGGATGGTCAGTCAATGATCTGACGGTCGTGAAAGCCCCGACTCCGGGAAGTCCTAGTCCTGGAAATACCTCCGGTCCGGGCCCCATTCTCCCGGGCACAAGCGTGACACTCACTTGGAGTTCCTCCAGCGGTGCAAGCTATTATGATCTCGGCCTCACCGACATCGCCACCGGCAACCTCGTGGTGGACACAACGACCACCTCGACCAGCCGCACTGTGAATCTGCAGCCCGGGAAAGCTTATCGTTGGAATGTCGCGGCGGGGAATTCAGCCGGCCTGTCCTCATACACCTCATTGCGTTACTTCCAGACCCCCCAAACCGTGGGAACACCAACGGTTTCGATTGGTTCGCCATCAGGAAACGTATCAGTGCCGAATGGGACGACCAGCTACAGTTTCTCAGGCTCGGCGACCGCGCCGGGGAGTTCGGTTTCGGCAGTGGAATGGCGTGTAAACAGCGGAAACTGGAACACTGCATCCGGCACGACATCCTGGAGTTTCACGGCAACGAATCTAAGCGTCGGCCAGAACATCGTTGATGTCAGATCCCGCAATTCCCAGGCTACCTACAGCACTATAACATCAAGAACCATCACGCGGCAAACAGCAGGAACTACGCTCGATTTCTCCAAGCTGATTCCGGAGCAGATTTCCACCAACACCGCACCCCATGATGCGACCCTCTCCGTTACCGGAGCCAATCTCAACAACGTCGATCGGGTAACCTTGAATTGGAGCGGAGCGGACAATGGGAGCGCAACGTGGAATCGAAACGATTCCAACTGGAATGCGAAGGTGACCGTCAATTCCAATACGTCGATGACTCTGCGGCCGAAAGTCGTTGAACAGAATCCCACTTGGTCGGGAACCCTGCATTGGACGGTCACCTTGCGGGACACCAGTGGCGCGACTGCCTCACGGTCATTCACCGTTGTTTATACCCCATCCCCTTCGCAACCTGTCCTCTCCGTAACACCCTCCAACCCTTCGATCCAATCATCTTCAGCGGGATCAATCAGCCTGGCCGTCAGCAATGCAGGTGGCGGGACAATGAACTATTCAGCAAGCGTCGCCAGTGGCTCATCGTGGCTTTCCATCACATCCGGAGCGTCCGGCGGAAACAGTGGAACGATCAACGTGTCTTATTCAACGAATACAGGCACACAACGCTCGGGAACGATTCAGATTGCGGCGCCCGCAGCGTCCGGCAGTCCGAAAACAGTGACCATCATCCAAGCGGGGGCAGGAGGCGGAACTGTCACACTTCCGGGATCAATGGCATATATTCGACAAATTGGCATATCTGACATGCATCCCGGGTTCGACTCGCGAGCTGCTTGCGGACCAGCTTCAGCGGTGATGATTTTAACTTATTATAATCGCCTGGCACCACGACCCATGATAGGCAAATCCGGCCAAACCAACAATTATAGCTGGTATGTCGCACCGATAAATCAGGAAGGAATCCCATCAAGCACAGCTTATTCACACGCAAACTTTCCATTCAATATAGGAACTGCGGATCTTGGCGGAAAGATTAACTATGGAGCGCATGGATATTTAATAGAAAACAGCAATGTGGGGACATTGGCTTACAAAGCCGTCCAATATTTCTGGAAACACGGTATATGGGCTTCTTTTGAAGGTTCTTCCAGTGAAGCGAAAGTCAAATCCGAAATCGATGCAGGACGGCCGGTTTTTTTAAGCACGCAATTCCAATCAGGTGGTCACATCATGGCTATTCGTGGATATACTCCGACTCATTTGATTGCCTCAGATCCATGGGTGCGCAATGACCTTCAGAGCAGAGATCATCATAGTTATACATGGAGTGAAATCCACTATAACGGGGCACAAAAATGGATGATTAAAATGCTTTCTCCGATCACTGCGGGACAACAGATTCGCACCACATCTATATTCCCTGGCAATGTCCGCGCCCAACCAAGCCAGACAGCAAGCCAGATTGGCGCACAACGAACTGCCGGAGCGTTAGGAACCATCGTCTTCGACAGTACGAAAAATTCCACATTCTGGAATGCCGAAGGATACACTTGGGTCAAGGTTCATTGGGATACCGACCAAGTGGTCGGTTGGTCTGCAATCGGAAGTAGCGATAGTCTGTGGATTGAGCCGATACCCGGTTCTTCACCCCCTGCCACCCAATACACGATCACAGCAACTGCTGGCACCGGAGGCACGATCAGCCCCAGCGGAAACGTCTCCAAGAACGCGGGGGGGAGCCAGACATTCACGGCCAGCCCAAATGCCAACTATATGGTCAATCAGTGGTTGGTTGATGGGACCGTGGCGCAAACCGGCGGGAACAGCTACACGCTTTCCAACATCCAGGCCAACCGGGGTGTCCACGTTACATTCGCGGCATCTCCGGCAGGTCCCACCATCTTGCAGAATGGGATCCCCGTGGCGGGAATAGGCGGTCTTCAAGGCAGTTCGCTTCATTACAAGATCACGGTTCCTTCCGGGCAGGCCCAGTTGGTGATCGGCATTTCCGGAGGGACGGGGGATGGAGATTTGTATTTGAAGCGCGGAGCGCAGGCGACAACAACCAGCTACGACCATCGCCCCTATTTGAATGGCAATAATGAGACCGTGACGATACCCAACCCTGCTGCGGGGGACTGGTACGTCATGATTCACGGTTTCTCCGATTATGATGGGATTACCCTGACGGCCTCTTTCACATCTTCGCAGGCGCAAACCGGCTCATTGCAGGTGAATCTCACGCCGGCAGGAGCGGTGGGGGTGGGGGCACAGTGGCGGGTGAACGGAGGAGCGTGGCAGAACAGCGGCGCCACCTTGCCGGGACTTCCTGCAGGTTCCCATACGTTATCCTTCAAAACGGTGGACGGCTGGACCACGCCCGCCAACCAAACGGTAACGATCAACTCCAACCAAACGACCACAGCGATCGGCACTTACGTGGCGGTTCCGGGCCACGTGGATCTGGTGGTGCTCGAACCTATCCCCGTCCCCGCCACCCATGTCGCCCAAGGAGGGACGATCCAGATGAGTTGGACGGAAAGAAATAATGGCTCCGCAAGCCCTGCTTCCACGCACAACACAAAGATATTCTTATCCAGCGCTTCGCATGGAACAACCCATCAAATCGGCTACTATGGCCCGATGGGGTTCTTGAGTCCCGGTGCATCGGAAAGTTATTCCGGTTCCATCGTCCTGCCCCCTTCGATCCCTCCTGGAGAGTATCATGTGACGGTGTTCATCGATTCCGATCAGCAGATCCCCGAGTCTAACGAGAACAATAACATCGGCAGTTCCAGCCCGGCCAAACTCACGATCCAATCAAACGGTGGAGGCGGCGGCGGCGGCGGCGGTGGATCTTCGGCATTCGCCTCCTGGGCATCAGCATTGCCTGCGGGCCAACGCGGGCCGAACGATCAACCGCTCGGCGACGGTGTTCCGAATCTGGTGAGATATGCGCTTGGTTTGGCTTCCGGCCAACGCGCACGGACTGAAGATCTTCCCGCTTCCGGGTGGGTGACGGTGCGGGGCAAAACCTATCAACGCTTCACCTACACCCGCCCGGCTGATCGGACGGATATCGGATATATCGTGCAATGCTCCTCAAACATGATCGATTGGCGTCAGGCGGAGTTGGTCGATGTCGTGGCCAATGGCAACGGTACGATTACGGTCATCCATAGGCATGAAACACCCGCAAACTCGGGCGGACAGGGCTTCATGCGCCTGCGGGTAAGCCAGCCTTGA